DNA from Rhinatrema bivittatum chromosome 1, aRhiBiv1.1, whole genome shotgun sequence:
ATTTGTATCTTTCAATCCAAATGCTCCTGGACTTCCAGTAGCGAAGTGGACTATCTCTAGCTGGATTACTCAATGTATACTCTTCTGCTATGAAAAACGGCAGTCCAAGTTACCTTCGCTTCCCACCACTCATCAAACCAGGGCGGTGGCAGCTTCATTGGCTCACTTAAAACATGTTCCACCACTGGACATTTGTAAGGCTGCCACATGGGCATCTTTTCACacattcacttcccattactgctTAGACCAGCAGGCGGCAGATGATGCCAAGTTGGGATGAACACTGTTACAGTCCTTGCATAAGTCACTGGCGGGGTCGACTGGCACGTAACTACCAGCACGCCGCACCCACTACATGAACTAACAATTCAGTGCAGCGTGCTAGGGAGCTtcggactcccatgacagcatggctaatttagccctgctatcaatggggaaaagcaagtttgcttaccataaacggtgtttccgtagatagcaggatgaattagccatgctgacccacccacccacctccctgcacAGTCGACCGTTGTTATTGTACGACCACGCttgctttatcacagactgaggagagttgaTCCGAGCACGGGAAACCATGTGccgcctcagagcaaagctctgacatcactttggaagctccgcctcccaggcctgatggacagttcccatgacagcatggctaattcatcctatcattTACGGAAaaactgtttacggtaagcaaacttgcttttcttgttGGTGGACATTGGCACATCTTGGGTGTTATTATAAGGTCACAGGATCTCTTCCTTCAACCATCCTAGAAGTGCTGATTTCCCATTACCATGTAAATCCTGGAATTCATGGTTTATTGCATCACATTCTTTCCCTTTCAAATATGGAATAACAAACACACATTCACATTCTGGGTATTAAAACATATTTAATTTGTTaaagtttgttttaaaaaatatattttttaaaagaaatacattttctttaacaAAAATATATTACCTGGCAGTGAACCAGCACACATGAAATATCCAGATCCTCCAACCGATATTTTCGCCTATAGGCATCATAAATAGCCCCTTTGATGGATGAATTGAATGCTCTGTGTGGCACTCaacccttcctcttccctgcaagtCTTGTCTGTAACAGGACCGCACATCCATCTTGTGGTGGCTCAGCAGCAGATGGATCTAATTTGATTACCACAGGGTCACTCCTTCGTAATCAAAGCAGAAGCCAAACCTACACCCAGAGCTGCAACACCAGGCGCCAATGAATTAGATACATAGCATCCAACAAATAAATTTGCCACCTGCACCAAGGGAAGGAGGTGATGGCACAtaactgctgcttctgctcctggcATAATGACCTTAATAATCAGCAAAGTCCCAGTATGGGATTCAGCCATCCCTGGAGAACCACAACTTCCTGTAAATTCTCAATAGTGGTGATTTTGTGGAATGGTGACTTTGTGGCATATTCCAAATAAGTTTATAGAGCAGGTCCGAAGGGAGCAAGTCAAGTTTTTCTTGATCTATGTTATAGCATAACCTCCAATGTATTATATTGTATGAAAAAAGTTACATCCAAAACTGCTGTACAGGAAATAGATTCATTTAGAGACCAATAACGTCCTTTGTCCTCTCCCCTAACACATACAGGGTATTAGTAATTATTCCAACCTATCAGTCTTCACGAGGTCATTGGAAATGCTGCAGAACTCTATGAATGTCATTTCTCAGACAGCTCATCAAATCATTAAGATCCTTCAATGAATTAGAGGAAGATCCTAGAGTATCAACTGAGTTGATTAACAGGGTAATAAGGACTGTTTCATCCTCTGCTGTACAGTAACAGTAAGGACAAACTGTTTGAAGGAACACCAACACCCAAATTCAGGCCTACTCagcacaatgaaaaaaaaaagtgaaaatgtttaaaaactaaAAAGGAGAAGGTTGAGGTTACAAGCTTCAAATTGTGTGTATTTAACAATATACATTTGCTTCTGTCTCTCATCCTTTGACACTGTAACCCACGAGATATTATCAGCATTTCAGCCAGACAACATTAGAACAGCCTGATAAGAATATAGTGTTTGCCTGCTGGTTAGATGTCCCCCAGGTCTTCATACAATGATGTTATTTTCTCATCCACATTGAGCTCACATGACCCCTCCTCTGGTGATGGGTGTATGGTGAGCGGTGGTGGTGGCATCCCTCTGCCAGGTTTTATTACCTGGCTATAGATGGCTTCATTATTATTGTTGTTTGTGCTATTAAGGCTTGATTTTCCCACTGAGGTGGTGCCATCTTTTTTCACTCTGTCCAGATCTGTGCTTTTGTCTGGTAGTCGGGGAATCACTACCCCTTGGGGTTTTGGAGCAGGGATGGGTTTTGGCCCCTTGGCTTTGAATCTCTGTggttttttaatcttttggaAGACAGGCACTGAATAATCATCTGTATTGGGATTATAGGGGTACTCGTACCCAAGCTTGTCATCAATCCCCTGTGTCTTCCAGGCATCTATTGATAGGCAGGCTTCATCGTAGATATTTGAAGAAGAAGGGGGTGGCATCTGGGCTCTTCCTTCAGGTTCATCGTAAATGTGCTCCTCAGGTTGCATCCTGCTTGGTGGCTTAGGGTCAACCACCATTTTTACCATCTCATAGCTGACCTTTTCATAAAGATCCGAATATAGTGGACTCTGCTTTCCCTCCTCAAGTATACCACAAGATCTCAAAGTGTTATGACCTTTGACTCCACTGCCTGGCACACTGTCAACAGGATCAGAGTATAAGGAATCCACACCGGGTATGAATGCCTTTACAGAGTCCTTGGGTTCAGAGTATAGGCTGGTTGGGTCTTCCAGAGGCCCTGATGCACCCTTGGGCATCTTTAGGAGTGGGGAACGAGGAGGAGTATTAGGGCCAGCAGACTTAGTTGGTGGCACTGGTGGCTCTGGAAGACTTCGGGCTTTTAATAGCTTCATCATCTCTTTGTCTTCAGGGCCCTTAGATTTTCCGTCCTTCCTAACTAAGAAATTCTCAGTGGAGCTTAGCTTGCTCGTGAGTCCGCCTTTATTTATGAGATCCTCAGGCGTGGCAAAATCTATGTTGAGTGTTTCACTTGTAGTATCAGAGGCCTGTGAAGTGACAGAACTAGAGGACAATGATTCAGCAATAGCATTCTTCACCAGCAGCATGGCAGGGCAATCTGACTCCACAGAATTGTAGCTCTGGCGATTCTCCTCAACTTGGGCTTTCTGTTCTTTGATGGAAGCCTCCACAATGAGGAAGATGTCATTTCCCTGCTTAGTCTCAAATGTGAAATTCCCCGCTCCAGAATCGCAGCGTCTGCCAGCTTCAAAGGAAAACATTACCTGtaagggaaagagaagaaaaggttGGGGTTAACAAAGGAGTGCCCTCAACAAGAAAAGCGAATTGCTTCCCATTAACACATTGCAAATGGATTCCCTACTTCTCCATATTATTTCCTTCATCTTTAACTACATCCCTGCTCCAATAGTTTCTCTAGCTTCCTGGTCAAGGAAGACTAACCCTGAGACTAACCCTCCATGTTGATCTTGTGCTAGCAGGGGGTCAGTGCGACACAGCAGTCACCTTACTTCCTACCCAAGAGCTCAAGTGCATTGTGTCTGTAAAGTCTCTAAGCCATGCCAGCCCTGTAGAAAACACTCAAACACCCTCCTCCTTTGCTGCAGTACATAGCCTTTTGGCAGAACTGGCTCTGTGAATAGATTGTTAAACACACTAGAAATTTGCTACAATTTACTAAGCTAGGAGTCTGTTACTTAGATTGGTATGTGAGAAAATGTTTAACCACTGAATATGAACTTAAGGCATACTGTAGTTATTCAGCAAATGATTAAGATATAACAGATcaaaaattaatacatttcaCAGAAGAGCCAAAccaaaaagatatttcttttcttctttccaccaAATGTCCTCCCTTAGAAAACTTGGCACTTtcatttttagcttttattttatttttctgggaatttatcagtgtttatcatAATAacaaggagaaaaatcagtgacaaaaatttttccccattgatttttctcctgtttttgctcATTatgataaacactgataaattcctggcaaaaaataaatagcaactgaaaataataataatagttgcaGACATTTGGATGTGAGTAATGAAGCTACATACTCTCCCCCTCCACAAACTGTATATGTGtatcataatggggtagattttataaaagtacgtctacgcgtacttttgttcgcgcaccagcgcaaacaaaagtacgccagatttcaatagatacgcgcgtagccgtgcgtatcttttaaaatccggggtcggcgcgcgcaagggggtgcacatttgtgcaccttgcgcgcgccgagccctgcgcgcactgcccgttctctccaaggccgctccgaaatcggagcggcctcgaagggaactttccttccgcctccccccaccttcccctacctaacccacccccccagccctatctaaatcccccctacctttatcgcaaaagttacgcctgccgaagcaggcgtaactcgtgcgcgccggtggcccgctggcgcgccatcacccgacctgggagctggtccggaggcctcggccacgcccccaggccggcaccacgccccccggaatgccctgaACGTTGCGcctccccccgacacgcccccccctagcaaagccctgggacttacacgcactgccgagcctatgcaaaataggcttggcgcgcgcagaggggtttttttttttttttttttaaagggttacgcgcgtaacccttttaaaatctgccccagtgtgtctTCCACAACTTATCTCTTTCTGCTGAGATGCTTTATGATGATAAAGCTCCAATGCTGAAATAGTGAAGAGCCTTCACATACATGACTATCGAGGTTTTCTTACTTTTTTCTTGTAACCTAGACACTGTGGTGACCTCCAGAAGCCCAGAAAGCAGTTTCAACTGTTTCTCTATTATGGGTGATTTCAGCCAATCCTACTTCCCAAATATACAAGATGATGGATTCTGACTTGGAGCTTCTATGAAAGCAATTTCACCTTAGAGACTGGCTATTGTGAGAATCAAGGTGATAAATAAGAAATTACTTTTCATTTAAAAAGATACTTTAATATGAATTGCCTTCTCAGAAATGCTGCAATTTGACAGCATTTTATAAGTTATTAATAGGCAGCTGGTTACTACCTAATAATAACTTAAACACTGATTTTTCACCAAGCTAATAAATGGCATTGAAAATCTATATGGGGCAAATTGTCAGTCACAGCTATAGCTGAGCCCATCTTCCAGCACTGTGTcagtttctcctgtcctctggtgCCAGTAATACAACactagagagaaagagaaagctgatacatagTTTTTGAAGCTAAAACAAAACTTTTAGTTGCCCAGTGCTAGCTTGCTAACAAAAATCAATATTTAGCTCAAACTAGGCAACATTCACTACATAGATCAGATGTAGGTAATATCGGccctggagtgccacaaccaggtctggttttcaggatatccacaatgaatatgcataaggtatatttgcatacactgcctccactatatgcaaacatctctcatgcatattcattgcagatgtcctaaaaaccagacctttTTGTGACACTCCTGGGGTGGCTTCCTTTCAAGGAAACAGGCTGCGCAGAACACTGCTCAAGGTGTTAAACTTTAAACAGGTGTAACTCATTCTGAAGACAGTTAAGGAAGGCTTGAGAACCGAGTTACAAAGGTCACAAAATCTTCCAGCTTCTTGACTGCAGTGCTGGACAAGGCAACAACACGGAGAAATGAAACACCTGCATAGCCATAATATTTTGCTGGATCACGtgaaaaggagaaaatattttttctcctcTGTGAAAAAAGTCCAGAAATGTTCTAAACGTCATTATTTTCCAAagattgtgagagagagaaaaagtctAGGAAGCATGTTGAATTTGTTGGGTGACAAAGGAACTGCATGGGTTGCGGAATACAAGTATACACTATATATGCAGAGAAATTACCAACTACCAACTATTTGCAGCTCAGATCAATCTGGCTTGGTTCTGGCAGGCGTTGGGTGGAGGCTGATCACCCGTGGTTTCTCTGGGTTGCATTGCTCTGCCATTTTTATGCATCTACTGTTATGGTTTATTGTTAAAATATTTAGCTGTGCAAGCATAATATACCTGCACCTATTTAATTTCGCCTTACCCATCCTATCAAGGCAGAAAAGGGAATACGGTATCAAGAACAAGCTGTCAGTCTATTTTTCATGCTGGAGGTATATGTTAGAGCTGACCCCCTGAAGATCTTTTAAGGCTTTTTGACTCTTATGCTACATTTGTAGGCCTCTAACATTTAACATTTAGCAAATTGAGACTGACATATTTGCTCATCATGAgtcaaaagaggaaaaaaaatgtgtatctCAGCATGTGCAACAAAAGGGGTAATTCCTTCCTGACTCCTTCATATTTTGGCAGCAGTCCTATCTGGGAACATATCATGTTCTTAAAGTTGTGTAGTCCCTTCTCTGCCTTGAGAGAGAGGCTGACTGCCTGCAACCCTTCCAGATCTCTAAGATCGTCACTCAGAGCCTCCTTAATTGTTCTGTtgacaaaagaaataaagaatggATACCTGCCCTCCAGTTTCATATGTTTGCCCAGTTTTTCTATGTTGGTATTCAACTTCCTCCATCAGTATAgcattatttttttcccccatactgTAATACATTTGTTAAGGGACCTGTGGTTTCCCCTTACTAAAGGAGCGTACCAATTAACTGGGGAGGTTCTGTGCAGAGATATATGTGAGAGacgtttgggttttgctcccccatgtgggaacatgCATGTGGCATGTTTTAGTTGTTTATCATCCTGACGCACCTGCTAGCCTCGTAGATTTTTAGTTAGACTTTTTCCTCATGTATGGGAATTGGAGTAAGGAAATGTTCCTGTTTAGCAGCCAGACTCTGCTGACTTGTCTATCTAGCCTTTAAGATTTGTTTTGGACTTAAGACAATTTTTGAGAATTCCTGTGAGAGCCAATCCCCCtggttgcagtggattggggcgtCCCTGTATTCTAGGATGGATTgggggtaaggaagacctgcagtgtgATATATTTCCTTCAGAGTGtagacctgacagtgacctgattcagaggaagaatatttttgcattaactatcttttgcactatctcctctgtttggaggcaaggaagttttatttcacccttcctgcttcttgcttgatttttccccatcaactaatatttttgtccacttggagctgataaccTATGGTATCTGGTAGTCAGTTTACCAAACCTTTGGAAgagggaagtctttcatccagaagGATACAGAGGTGTTACAAATTCCATCTAAAACAAGGGATGCCAGTAAAGCGCACtaccaggagaaacaaagaagatacaacATAAAGGTAGCAAGAACTTTGTTGTTGATAAGGGACGTTTTCATGAGGGAGTGAGAAATGCCCACCAGGCAGAGGCACAGAAGTTCACCTTCTCAATGAGAGGGCAGGGTCTTCACAGTTTACGTAACCGAAAATGCTGGCTCCCAGGGGTCCGGCCTCTTCCTCCTCGGACACCACCGGAGCTGTTTTTTCGCCCGAGGAGCAGTAGCTAAAGTGCAAAGCCAGCGAAAAGCTGAAGGTAACCGAAGCCTTTGCATGTTCGGTTGGGCTGAGTGAGGAGTTGGTTAAGGTGCCTTCCTCGCCTTTCAGCTACCTCCTACACATAACGGGAGCTTTGCAAGCTCATCCGCCTCATTTGCTGTTCATTGTTTCTTGAGCCTGAAAGTTGTAGTTGTAGTTGTAGTTAGTTAAGTGGACAGGGTAAGTACCAGGCTTGGTCTACTGGTAAACGAGTGATCGGGATCTCCAGGTCCTCAGTGCCTCTGCTCTGCAGGTTCCCCAGACCGTGAAGTGAAGATTTTTCACGTGTCCTATCTTTCGGGGATGGCGCATTTTAAAGTG
Protein-coding regions in this window:
- the DOK1 gene encoding docking protein 1; the encoded protein is MDKPVKEGQLHVQHQKFGKKWKKNWIVLYPASQFGVARLEFFDSKDSGTPLEKLSTRRLDKKILRLADCISIVPALTESCPKENMLAFCIETSEKNYLFATEKQASAEWIDKLCEIAFPNSSNGTKRSKVLETEDDDTGASSMEMAVNSIYYSRDQANEFWVTVQKTEAAERCELYGGYMLKADKDCLILKDPKTTKVLYTWPYKLLRRYGRDKVMFSFEAGRRCDSGAGNFTFETKQGNDIFLIVEASIKEQKAQVEENRQSYNSVESDCPAMLLVKNAIAESLSSSSVTSQASDTTSETLNIDFATPEDLINKGGLTSKLSSTENFLVRKDGKSKGPEDKEMMKLLKARSLPEPPVPPTKSAGPNTPPRSPLLKMPKGASGPLEDPTSLYSEPKDSVKAFIPGVDSLYSDPVDSVPGSGVKGHNTLRSCGILEEGKQSPLYSDLYEKVSYEMVKMVVDPKPPSRMQPEEHIYDEPEGRAQMPPPSSSNIYDEACLSIDAWKTQGIDDKLGYEYPYNPNTDDYSVPVFQKIKKPQRFKAKGPKPIPAPKPQGVVIPRLPDKSTDLDRVKKDGTTSVGKSSLNSTNNNNNEAIYSQVIKPGRGMPPPPLTIHPSPEEGSCELNVDEKITSLYEDLGDI